A section of the Candidatus Methanosuratincola sp. genome encodes:
- a CDS encoding V-type ATPase subunit: MSDPVYTVVKASARKGRLLTREQFLELSYSKDLKEFANKIRERLPNLESPAISSKALEGALYSAYLAEVNEFIKTSDKLAKAFGFFKREVTDAEKAEILKSTLAEDLPDKQKEDLLLRLKAEGFGREVEMSSSIFMRHRIPGLIDVVFAKQRILDLFEDVGKLGREARSGLIDFMKTKVDYFNSITIIRGIKNGVPPGVISELLIYQLGSIPGEKLNEAAKQGDIEKAAAFLLNVLSSKGTGARDVEKMYEEKLSKNAERAYYRNYSNLAAVFSYLELKLRETKNLTRLANIIERGMDPKRSVQEFIY; encoded by the coding sequence ATGAGCGACCCCGTTTACACGGTTGTAAAAGCGTCAGCAAGAAAAGGCAGGCTCTTGACAAGAGAGCAGTTTTTAGAGCTATCGTACTCCAAGGATCTGAAGGAGTTTGCAAATAAGATCAGAGAGCGGTTGCCCAACCTTGAATCCCCCGCAATAAGTTCGAAAGCACTTGAAGGTGCACTCTACAGCGCATACCTCGCTGAAGTTAATGAGTTCATAAAAACATCAGATAAGCTCGCGAAGGCTTTCGGCTTCTTCAAAAGGGAAGTCACCGATGCCGAAAAAGCGGAGATCTTGAAGTCTACTCTAGCCGAAGATTTGCCTGATAAACAGAAGGAGGATCTCTTGCTCAGGCTCAAGGCAGAAGGTTTCGGCAGGGAGGTTGAGATGTCATCAAGCATCTTCATGAGGCACAGGATCCCCGGCCTTATAGACGTGGTCTTCGCGAAGCAGAGGATACTTGACCTCTTCGAGGATGTCGGTAAATTGGGTAGAGAGGCCCGATCAGGGCTGATTGATTTCATGAAAACAAAAGTTGATTACTTTAATTCAATAACTATCATACGAGGCATCAAGAACGGGGTTCCGCCAGGGGTAATCAGTGAATTGCTAATATATCAGTTGGGAAGCATCCCTGGGGAGAAACTTAATGAGGCAGCAAAGCAGGGTGATATAGAAAAGGCAGCCGCTTTCCTGTTGAACGTGCTGTCCTCTAAAGGGACTGGGGCGAGAGACGTCGAAAAGATGTATGAAGAGAAACTTAGCAAAAACGCAGAGAGGGCATATTACCGTAATTATTCAAACCTTGCGGCTGTGTTTTCCTACCTTGAGCTTAAGTTGAGGGAGACGAAGAATCTGACAAGGCTCGCCAATATTATCGAAAGGGGAATGGATCCCAAAAGGTCAGTCCAAGAGTTTATTTACTGA
- a CDS encoding V-type ATP synthase subunit D, which translates to MSLRVAPSKMNLIRFKRTLSFLSRAHDLLEEKRDILLLEVNRRISEATKLRGDLDRTLREAYTVLDEATAVVGSKEIESAAKFPSTTFELATSKKKVMGVSVLSLNLENLRRSTTYALDRPTVLIDEAAEKFKLALELVVRVAELENTLINLVEEVKKTQRRINALEQFLIPRYSATVAMISNILEERDREEFVRVKKVKRILERRAEVHENV; encoded by the coding sequence TTGTCCCTTAGGGTAGCACCTTCAAAGATGAACCTGATCAGGTTCAAGCGTACGCTCTCTTTTCTTAGTAGGGCGCACGATCTTTTGGAGGAGAAGCGGGACATACTCTTACTCGAGGTCAACCGGCGCATCAGCGAGGCCACAAAGCTCAGGGGAGACCTCGACAGAACCCTGAGGGAGGCTTATACGGTACTTGACGAGGCTACTGCAGTCGTAGGGTCAAAGGAAATAGAATCAGCAGCTAAGTTCCCTTCAACAACTTTCGAACTGGCCACATCTAAGAAAAAAGTGATGGGCGTATCGGTCCTCTCCCTGAATTTGGAGAATTTGAGACGATCGACAACCTATGCCCTCGACAGGCCGACAGTGCTGATAGACGAAGCCGCTGAAAAATTCAAGCTGGCGCTCGAACTTGTGGTGAGGGTGGCTGAGCTGGAAAATACGCTAATCAACTTGGTTGAAGAAGTGAAGAAGACCCAGAGAAGAATAAACGCACTTGAACAGTTCCTGATACCTAGATACTCAGCTACGGTAGCTATGATATCGAACATCCTCGAAGAGAGGGACAGGGAAGAGTTCGTTAGAGTTAAGAAAGTGAAGCGCATTCTTGAAAGACGGGCGGAGGTCCATGAAAATGTATGA
- a CDS encoding ATP synthase subunit C, with product MITLSIALAISLPALAAGYALAKSGSAAISSLVEKPETFFKAFLVVTLCEAIAIYGLIIAILLWLRI from the coding sequence ATGATAACCCTCTCCATAGCCCTTGCAATAAGCCTTCCTGCTTTGGCTGCTGGATATGCGCTTGCGAAGAGCGGGTCGGCAGCAATCTCATCACTGGTCGAAAAGCCAGAGACGTTCTTCAAAGCCTTCCTTGTCGTGACCCTGTGTGAGGCAATAGCCATCTACGGCTTAATCATTGCAATCCTGTTGTGGCTTAGGATCTGA
- a CDS encoding V-type ATPase subunit subunit G family protein, whose protein sequence is MERVLTGLKKAEVVAEEIESETRVRADELVRRAEEEAKRLELESEQKAKEVGEEVFSKKISEAKKVTEKIRKDSEGSSAQLRKRAEEKKKACVDEVVEAVLKDLNP, encoded by the coding sequence ATGGAAAGGGTTCTGACAGGATTAAAAAAAGCAGAGGTTGTTGCAGAGGAGATAGAGAGCGAGACCAGAGTGAGAGCAGACGAGCTTGTGAGGAGGGCTGAGGAGGAGGCAAAGAGACTGGAGCTGGAGTCTGAGCAGAAGGCTAAGGAGGTTGGGGAAGAAGTATTTTCAAAGAAGATTTCCGAGGCCAAAAAAGTCACAGAGAAGATCAGGAAGGATAGCGAGGGATCTTCAGCTCAGCTCAGAAAGAGAGCAGAGGAGAAGAAGAAGGCCTGCGTTGATGAAGTTGTAGAAGCAGTACTTAAGGATCTGAATCCATAA
- a CDS encoding V-type ATPase 116kDa subunit family protein, giving the protein IHELDGVVKKEESFSESLLLWKSIASGTLGANSLEMLSQLKEFRFIFARSEKSSVSDLRAVLPEKCVVVEAAREPVVALVVYLQSQENLLMPQLESAGFRPISLPEGFQGSLSHFSTKLEALESELEKIRKTKAETISLLESNFGRLLYLEQSVSDASCILSVKGKSSYSKNWAVLEGYVPKDHVQELTNSVQQTLNCRVVSFVKDETSASVPVSFKYPRFFKIFDSITNLYGSPSYNEVNPTPIMALSFPILFGLMFGDLGHGISLALLGLIFYKFFGSMKKIGVVLIITGLAGAIIGAFLYGEFFGQSLHHLVGYEPPLHPSEDLMTMLKISLFVGVVHISLGLFLSFTNSLIQRKYPTAFLVNLPKLGLYIGFIYVIFAFGLNLMEWFSGPIYYILGPILFLFLAEPFYEISKHGKKGAGKLGEMFFEIFETMISFISNTVSYLRIFAMVVAHIMLTTVFYSLAEITSGGSLGIVLSPLLIVVGNVFVVLLEGILVLAQDLRLHFYEWFSKFYSDGGVRFRPFRLAVGVPIQVSK; this is encoded by the coding sequence AATCCATGAGCTAGACGGCGTAGTGAAGAAAGAGGAAAGCTTTTCCGAGAGTCTCCTACTGTGGAAGAGCATAGCTTCCGGCACATTGGGAGCCAATTCTTTGGAAATGCTCTCTCAGCTCAAGGAGTTCAGGTTTATTTTTGCCCGCTCAGAAAAATCTTCAGTATCCGATCTTAGGGCAGTGTTGCCGGAAAAATGTGTGGTTGTCGAGGCGGCTAGAGAACCTGTTGTTGCATTAGTGGTCTATCTGCAATCCCAGGAGAACCTTTTGATGCCACAGCTCGAATCGGCGGGGTTCCGGCCAATTTCGCTCCCTGAAGGGTTCCAAGGAAGCCTTTCGCATTTCTCAACCAAGCTCGAGGCATTGGAGTCAGAGCTTGAGAAAATAAGAAAAACGAAGGCCGAGACGATCTCTCTCCTTGAAAGCAATTTTGGAAGGCTCCTCTATTTGGAGCAATCTGTAAGTGATGCAAGTTGCATCCTATCTGTAAAGGGAAAGTCCTCTTACAGCAAAAATTGGGCGGTGCTAGAAGGCTACGTGCCAAAGGATCACGTTCAAGAGCTGACAAATTCTGTCCAGCAAACCCTGAATTGTCGCGTAGTGTCCTTTGTCAAGGACGAAACGTCCGCCTCCGTCCCTGTTTCTTTCAAATACCCGCGTTTTTTCAAGATCTTTGATTCGATAACAAATCTTTATGGTTCCCCCTCCTACAATGAGGTCAACCCCACGCCAATTATGGCCCTGAGCTTTCCGATTTTGTTCGGGCTGATGTTCGGGGATCTTGGTCATGGGATTTCACTAGCTTTGCTTGGCCTCATATTCTACAAATTCTTTGGTTCCATGAAGAAGATAGGCGTTGTATTGATCATTACTGGTTTGGCAGGGGCAATAATTGGTGCCTTCCTTTATGGTGAATTCTTTGGACAATCTCTCCACCATTTGGTAGGCTACGAACCGCCCCTCCACCCGTCGGAAGATCTTATGACGATGCTGAAGATTTCCCTGTTCGTCGGCGTGGTGCACATCTCTCTAGGACTCTTCCTCTCGTTCACCAACAGCCTCATCCAGAGGAAATATCCGACAGCTTTCCTAGTCAACTTGCCGAAGCTCGGCCTCTACATCGGCTTCATATATGTCATATTTGCTTTCGGGCTGAATCTAATGGAATGGTTCTCCGGTCCAATCTACTATATATTGGGTCCCATACTCTTCCTTTTCCTGGCAGAACCATTTTATGAGATATCAAAGCATGGCAAAAAGGGCGCCGGAAAGCTCGGTGAGATGTTCTTTGAGATATTCGAGACAATGATAAGCTTTATATCAAATACTGTTTCCTACCTGCGAATCTTCGCGATGGTAGTCGCGCATATAATGCTGACAACCGTCTTCTACAGCCTGGCTGAGATCACCTCGGGGGGCAGTCTTGGGATAGTCCTTTCGCCGCTTCTTATTGTTGTAGGGAATGTGTTTGTTGTTTTGCTGGAGGGGATCTTAGTTCTGGCCCAGGACCTGAGGCTCCACTTCTATGAGTGGTTCAGCAAGTTCTACAGCGATGGGGGAGTGCGCTTCCGACCATTCAGGTTGGCTGTTGGAGTACCAATCCAGGTCAGTAAATAA
- a CDS encoding V-type ATP synthase subunit B — translation MTVQMEFRGVTKISGPLVFVEGVSDVGYNELVEIKTSDGEMRRGKVLEVSKGMAVVEVFEGTTGLSTTDTSIKFLGKPLMLPVSDDMLGRVFNGTGEPIDGGPTPFTEDYRDVNGLPMNPYSRDYPNEFIQTGISAIDGMDTLVRGQKLPLFSGSGLPHNLIATQVARQATIPGEETSFAVIFVAMGIKHDEAAFFKRSFEESGALKNSSLFLNLADDPPVERLVTPRCALTLAEYLAFERDMHVLVILTDMTNYAEALRETSAAREEVPSRKGYPGYMYSDFASIYERAGRIKGKKGSITQMPVLTMPNDDITHPIPDLTGYITEGQIVIDRDLHRRGVYPPINILPSLSRLMKDGIGKGKTREDHGPVASQLYSAYARSQELRQLSAIIGEEGLTEKDRAYLRFGDAFEQRFLSQKFDENRSLEVTLSLAWEMLSLLPESELTRISDKFVKKYYRPK, via the coding sequence ATGACTGTACAGATGGAGTTCCGAGGGGTCACGAAGATCAGCGGACCCCTTGTCTTTGTAGAGGGTGTGTCTGATGTAGGTTATAATGAACTCGTCGAGATTAAGACCAGCGACGGGGAGATGAGAAGGGGAAAAGTGCTCGAAGTATCGAAAGGAATGGCTGTTGTAGAGGTCTTCGAGGGGACAACCGGGCTGTCCACTACTGATACCTCGATAAAATTCCTTGGCAAGCCCCTCATGCTGCCTGTCTCGGATGACATGCTCGGAAGGGTCTTTAATGGCACAGGTGAACCCATAGACGGCGGCCCGACACCTTTCACCGAGGACTACCGTGACGTGAACGGGTTGCCTATGAACCCGTACTCTAGGGATTACCCTAACGAGTTCATTCAGACCGGCATCTCGGCTATAGATGGAATGGATACCCTCGTGAGGGGCCAGAAACTTCCGCTTTTTTCAGGTTCGGGGTTGCCCCACAACCTGATTGCGACTCAGGTCGCTAGGCAGGCAACAATCCCGGGTGAGGAGACCAGCTTCGCCGTCATATTTGTTGCCATGGGTATCAAGCACGACGAGGCAGCCTTCTTCAAAAGGAGTTTTGAGGAGTCTGGTGCGCTGAAGAACTCTTCGCTATTCCTGAACTTGGCTGATGATCCCCCTGTAGAGAGGCTTGTTACCCCCCGCTGTGCGCTGACCTTAGCGGAATACCTTGCGTTTGAGAGGGACATGCATGTTCTTGTTATCCTCACTGACATGACGAACTATGCCGAGGCACTGAGGGAGACTAGTGCGGCAAGGGAGGAGGTCCCGAGCAGGAAGGGTTACCCTGGTTACATGTACAGCGACTTTGCCTCGATCTACGAACGCGCCGGTCGTATAAAGGGCAAGAAAGGCAGCATCACCCAAATGCCTGTACTTACCATGCCAAATGATGACATCACCCACCCGATCCCAGACCTGACCGGGTACATCACTGAGGGGCAGATCGTGATCGACAGGGACTTGCACCGTAGAGGCGTTTACCCTCCCATAAATATACTCCCGAGCCTTTCAAGGCTAATGAAGGACGGAATAGGGAAGGGAAAGACGAGAGAGGATCACGGACCAGTGGCTAGCCAGCTATACTCTGCGTATGCCAGGTCCCAAGAACTCAGGCAGCTCAGTGCCATCATCGGTGAGGAGGGCCTTACGGAGAAGGACAGGGCATATCTGAGATTTGGAGACGCATTCGAGCAGCGCTTCCTTAGTCAGAAGTTTGATGAGAACCGGAGCTTAGAGGTCACGCTGTCTCTGGCCTGGGAAATGCTGTCCCTGCTCCCCGAGTCCGAGCTGACTAGGATCTCAGACAAATTCGTCAAGAAGTACTACAGGCCGAAGTGA
- a CDS encoding tRNA (adenine-N1)-methyltransferase — MKWVEGWFSMTIREGQEILLYVNEKKSWIVTVESGKKFHTHKGIVDLGDLIGKEYGTELKTTLGLSMKAIPVDYLDNLERVSRKTQIIYPKDIALITLLANVRPGSRIVECGTGSGSLTSYLATHVQPDGMVYTYELREEFQRIARRNLERMGLIRNVEMKLKDINEGIDERDVDAVVLDMATPWQVVGLARDALRAGGRLVSFSPTINQVEKTVEEMRSKGFLAVKV; from the coding sequence TTGAAGTGGGTTGAAGGATGGTTCAGCATGACAATAAGAGAAGGGCAGGAGATACTGCTTTACGTCAATGAAAAGAAGAGTTGGATTGTTACGGTAGAAAGCGGCAAGAAATTCCACACCCACAAAGGGATAGTCGACTTGGGAGATCTGATTGGGAAAGAGTATGGGACCGAGCTCAAGACCACATTGGGACTCTCCATGAAGGCTATACCGGTGGACTACTTGGACAACCTCGAGAGGGTCTCCAGAAAGACGCAGATCATATATCCAAAGGACATTGCGCTGATAACCCTTTTGGCGAATGTAAGACCTGGGTCAAGGATTGTCGAGTGCGGGACTGGGAGCGGGTCGCTGACGAGTTACTTGGCCACGCATGTTCAGCCCGATGGCATGGTTTACACCTATGAGCTGAGGGAGGAATTCCAAAGGATTGCGAGAAGGAACCTTGAAAGAATGGGGCTGATCCGGAATGTAGAAATGAAACTGAAGGACATCAATGAAGGCATAGATGAAAGAGACGTCGATGCAGTTGTATTGGATATGGCAACACCATGGCAGGTAGTGGGCTTGGCGCGTGATGCCCTAAGAGCGGGAGGAAGGCTGGTTAGCTTCAGCCCTACGATAAACCAGGTGGAGAAGACCGTCGAAGAAATGCGTAGTAAAGGTTTTTTGGCGGTGAAGGT
- a CDS encoding acylphosphatase yields MTARVKIKVTGVVQGVGYRYYTYRIARGLALKGYVRNQKDGSVEVLAEGEKDKLMDLISELRIGPPSSRVDNLSVEWQESKNEFSDFRILK; encoded by the coding sequence TTGACGGCGCGCGTTAAGATCAAGGTTACGGGTGTCGTGCAAGGCGTCGGCTATAGGTACTACACATATCGCATAGCTAGGGGTCTTGCTCTGAAAGGATATGTCAGGAACCAGAAGGATGGGAGCGTAGAGGTGTTGGCTGAAGGCGAAAAAGACAAGCTGATGGATCTCATTTCCGAGCTCAGGATAGGGCCGCCCAGCTCCAGGGTAGACAACCTGTCTGTTGAGTGGCAGGAGAGCAAGAACGAATTCTCTGACTTCAGGATACTGAAGTAA